The following coding sequences are from one Geothrix sp. window:
- a CDS encoding PilN domain-containing protein, which translates to MAVPVLHLNLAPRPSLWRQRHALLGWIALGLGGLFLAAAIGMTWRAYHQANRAGRDAVSLTEEARRAGRQEQQLQTSLQDMDASREQSRWKLAERILQERSLPWSRLTAELEQCMVPDMRLKGIQRARSSAQQVVLKLKGEARTRQAEAEFVEALRITPVFAQVVLEREVERVGGGWDFEISLPAAAVPPPFRVKPIKQGPATPIKAGTPVRPPVAVPGRPIATAAARPAIAPPPPTHPAAPVKPAPLGVQARPAPVPPPADDDEQGSRRRRPARARPTDPRVPQ; encoded by the coding sequence ATGGCCGTGCCGGTCCTCCACCTCAACCTGGCCCCCCGTCCCAGCCTGTGGCGCCAGCGCCATGCGCTCCTGGGCTGGATCGCCCTGGGCCTCGGCGGGCTCTTCCTGGCGGCCGCCATCGGGATGACCTGGCGCGCCTATCACCAGGCGAACCGGGCGGGGCGCGACGCCGTGAGCCTCACCGAAGAGGCCCGGCGCGCGGGCCGGCAGGAGCAGCAGCTCCAGACCTCACTGCAGGACATGGACGCCAGCCGGGAGCAGTCCCGGTGGAAGCTCGCGGAGCGGATCCTCCAGGAGCGCAGCCTGCCCTGGTCCCGGCTGACGGCGGAGCTCGAGCAGTGCATGGTGCCCGACATGCGGCTGAAGGGCATCCAGCGGGCCCGCAGCAGTGCCCAGCAGGTGGTACTAAAGCTCAAGGGCGAGGCGCGTACCCGGCAGGCGGAGGCTGAATTCGTGGAGGCTCTGCGGATCACCCCTGTCTTCGCCCAGGTCGTGCTGGAACGGGAGGTCGAGCGGGTCGGCGGGGGCTGGGACTTCGAGATCAGCCTGCCTGCCGCGGCGGTGCCACCCCCCTTCCGCGTGAAGCCCATCAAGCAGGGACCGGCCACCCCGATCAAAGCGGGCACCCCGGTCCGCCCCCCGGTCGCGGTCCCCGGACGGCCCATCGCCACGGCAGCCGCGCGCCCCGCGATCGCCCCGCCCCCGCCCACGCATCCTGCAGCGCCCGTGAAGCCCGCGCCCCTGGGCGTACAGGCCCGGCCGGCGCCGGTCCCGCCACCCGCGGACGACGACGAGCAGGGCAGCCGCCGTCGACGCCCCGCCCGTGCGCGCCCGACCGATCCGAGGGTCCCCCAATGA
- a CDS encoding NUDIX domain-containing protein: MQLKPLPQPAHPDPYTVLDRRLVYDSPWIRVREDRFRHRKGAEGRYAVCGFHRTACGVVALDEEDRVVLVGQWRYPLETYSWELPEGGGDATESPFEAIRRELAEEAGLSARVWEPLCFFHPSNSSTDEEAFLFLATGLSPVDGHHAEEDEELLVHREPFRDCLRRVLGGEITDGLTTVALLALQARRSGMSAELDAALAERFFQRPAERPSAGRARWGELGAP; encoded by the coding sequence ATGCAATTGAAGCCCCTGCCCCAGCCCGCTCACCCGGACCCCTACACGGTCCTGGACCGGCGGCTGGTGTACGACTCGCCCTGGATCCGCGTCCGCGAGGACCGCTTCAGGCACCGGAAGGGCGCCGAGGGCCGCTACGCAGTCTGCGGCTTCCACCGCACCGCCTGTGGCGTCGTGGCGCTGGACGAGGAGGACCGCGTGGTCCTGGTGGGCCAGTGGCGCTATCCGCTGGAAACCTACTCCTGGGAGCTTCCGGAGGGCGGTGGCGACGCCACGGAGAGCCCCTTCGAGGCCATCCGGCGGGAGCTGGCCGAGGAGGCGGGGCTCAGCGCGCGGGTCTGGGAGCCGCTCTGCTTCTTCCATCCCAGCAATTCCTCCACGGATGAGGAGGCCTTCCTGTTCCTGGCCACAGGCCTGAGTCCGGTGGACGGACACCACGCCGAGGAGGACGAGGAGCTGCTGGTCCACCGCGAGCCCTTCCGGGACTGCCTCCGGCGCGTACTGGGTGGCGAGATCACCGACGGCCTCACCACCGTCGCCCTGCTGGCCCTTCAGGCCCGGCGCTCCGGCATGTCTGCCGAGCTGGACGCCGCCCTGGCGGAGCGCTTCTTTCAGCGGCCCGCCGAGCGGCCCTCGGCCGGGCGGGCCCGCTGGGGGGAGCTGGGCGCGCCATGA
- the rpsO gene encoding 30S ribosomal protein S15: MALNVEQKKIIIDDYKQHESDTGSPEVQVAILTKRINDLTEHFKTHTKDYHSRRGLMIMVGQRRRLLDYLKKKNKDRYATLIERLGLRR, encoded by the coding sequence ATGGCCCTCAACGTTGAACAGAAGAAGATCATCATCGACGACTACAAGCAGCACGAGTCGGACACGGGTTCGCCCGAGGTGCAGGTCGCGATCCTCACCAAGCGCATCAACGACCTGACCGAGCACTTCAAGACCCACACCAAGGACTACCACAGCCGCCGCGGCCTCATGATCATGGTCGGCCAGCGCCGCCGCCTGCTCGACTACCTCAAGAAGAAGAACAAGGATCGCTACGCGACCCTGATCGAGCGCCTGGGCCTCCGTCGGTAG
- a CDS encoding secretin N-terminal domain-containing protein encodes MPIPSFAPVRKLLLITAVLLLAIGCSLHKANKAFDEGRYDEAVAEYRAALRSDPNNTKARIGIKRASQRAAEAHLSLARQAEARGFTDTVLLEVRKALVLDPDNQIAQDWLIKLETKAARDKAEADAVDDLEVMKAKADSVNVVQLNPRSLEGIDLNFSRKTSLREIFATLSKASGVNIIAHTSYQDQSVSIDLRGLSFQRVLDTLMLQNDLFYKVIDKNTIMVFKATPQNREAFENQIIKTYYLSFADPNELRSTLTTINPQLRVFTDKRVNALIVKAKPLELAIVDQVIRTLDKGKAEIMVYLELMEVTENSLEQIGLLPVLNASDTSGTYRFGATTVNNTSGMNTNSGFTKIHTADIRVLFPNLALDFLKSNGDARLVASPNVRVVSGETGEVNIGEKISTTQSQISGLGGATGTNTAASSLLAGAAQTSFSYEDVGVKIKVEPRVHNNGEITLKIDSLVTTLKSGSTPGRPDLGKREIKTSARLRDGETAIFGGLLKDEEQKSLQGVWGLSDIPLIGRLIGNTRNSKAKTDVILTIRAVLVRKPVMTEQDMAPFNPEDATAKAGPFAPEPVKKAPAPAPKPAAPVIAPPVSQPAPVPVSPVAPAPVPPPATPPAAPDAIQDKKPAAPSDPPPAPSDLVIFMSPVASEIKVGEKVRISLTVSGGGGLSSGTLELRLPPGLRLQAVSPGEFITGEGGSLEQFPGKDGLLKLVFRRNPAGTDAGPFVTLDLEGLTAGNAPVLIQSGQFLVGTAPISGRWSNALVTVQ; translated from the coding sequence ATGCCGATTCCCTCCTTCGCCCCGGTCCGCAAGCTCCTGCTGATCACCGCCGTGCTGCTGCTGGCCATCGGCTGCAGCCTCCACAAGGCCAACAAGGCCTTCGACGAGGGCCGCTACGACGAGGCCGTGGCCGAGTACCGGGCCGCCCTCCGCAGCGATCCCAACAACACCAAGGCGAGGATCGGCATCAAGCGCGCCTCCCAGCGGGCCGCGGAGGCCCACCTCTCCCTGGCCCGCCAGGCGGAGGCGCGGGGCTTCACCGACACGGTGCTCCTGGAGGTCCGCAAGGCCCTGGTGCTGGATCCGGACAACCAGATCGCCCAGGACTGGCTCATCAAGCTGGAGACCAAAGCGGCCAGGGACAAGGCCGAGGCCGACGCCGTGGATGATCTCGAAGTGATGAAGGCCAAGGCCGACAGCGTGAACGTCGTCCAGCTCAACCCGCGCTCCCTCGAAGGCATCGACCTGAACTTCAGCCGCAAGACCAGCCTGCGGGAGATCTTCGCGACCCTGAGCAAGGCCTCGGGCGTGAACATCATCGCCCACACCTCGTACCAGGATCAGAGCGTCTCCATCGACCTGCGGGGCCTGTCCTTCCAGCGGGTGCTGGACACGCTGATGCTCCAGAACGACCTGTTCTACAAGGTCATCGACAAGAACACCATCATGGTGTTCAAGGCCACCCCGCAGAACCGCGAGGCCTTCGAGAACCAGATCATCAAGACCTACTACCTCTCCTTCGCCGACCCCAACGAGCTGCGCTCCACCCTCACGACCATCAACCCGCAGCTGAGGGTCTTCACGGACAAGCGGGTCAACGCCCTCATCGTGAAGGCCAAGCCCCTGGAACTGGCCATCGTGGACCAGGTGATCCGCACCCTGGACAAGGGCAAGGCCGAGATCATGGTCTACCTCGAGCTGATGGAGGTCACCGAGAACAGTCTGGAGCAGATCGGCCTGCTGCCGGTGCTGAACGCCTCCGATACGTCCGGCACCTACCGCTTCGGCGCCACCACGGTGAACAACACGTCCGGCATGAACACCAACTCGGGCTTCACCAAGATCCACACCGCCGACATCCGCGTCCTGTTCCCGAACCTCGCCCTGGACTTCCTCAAGAGCAACGGCGACGCCCGCCTGGTGGCCAGCCCCAACGTGCGGGTGGTTTCCGGCGAGACCGGCGAAGTCAACATCGGCGAGAAGATCTCCACCACCCAGAGCCAGATCTCCGGGCTCGGCGGCGCCACCGGCACCAACACCGCGGCCTCGTCCCTGCTGGCAGGCGCGGCCCAGACCTCGTTCTCCTACGAGGACGTGGGCGTGAAGATCAAGGTGGAGCCACGGGTCCACAACAACGGCGAGATCACCCTGAAGATCGACAGCCTCGTCACCACCCTCAAGTCGGGCTCCACGCCCGGCCGCCCCGACCTCGGCAAGCGCGAAATCAAGACCTCCGCCCGCCTCCGGGATGGCGAGACCGCCATCTTCGGCGGCCTGCTGAAGGACGAGGAGCAGAAGAGCCTGCAGGGCGTGTGGGGCCTCTCCGACATCCCCCTCATCGGCCGGCTGATCGGCAACACCCGCAACAGCAAGGCGAAGACCGACGTCATCCTCACCATCCGGGCGGTCCTGGTCCGCAAGCCCGTCATGACGGAGCAGGACATGGCCCCCTTCAACCCCGAGGACGCCACGGCCAAGGCCGGCCCCTTCGCCCCGGAACCCGTGAAAAAGGCCCCGGCTCCGGCCCCCAAGCCGGCCGCCCCGGTGATCGCCCCGCCCGTGTCCCAGCCCGCGCCCGTGCCGGTTTCTCCGGTCGCGCCGGCCCCGGTTCCTCCCCCCGCCACGCCGCCTGCAGCGCCGGACGCCATCCAGGACAAGAAGCCCGCGGCCCCCAGCGACCCGCCCCCCGCCCCCTCCGACCTGGTCATCTTCATGTCCCCCGTGGCCTCGGAAATCAAGGTCGGGGAGAAGGTGCGCATCAGCCTCACCGTAAGCGGCGGTGGCGGCCTCAGCTCCGGCACCCTGGAACTGCGCCTGCCCCCGGGACTGCGCCTCCAGGCCGTGTCCCCCGGCGAGTTCATCACCGGCGAGGGCGGCAGTCTCGAACAGTTTCCGGGCAAGGACGGACTCCTGAAGCTGGTCTTCCGGCGGAACCCCGCCGGCACCGATGCCGGTCCCTTCGTCACCCTGGACCTGGAGGGCCTCACCGCCGGCAACGCCCCGGTCCTGATCCAGAGCGGGCAGTTCCTCGTCGGCACCGCCCCGATCTCCGGGCGCTGGTCCAACGCCCTCGTGACGGTGCAGTGA
- a CDS encoding type II secretion system protein: MSRQRGFTLLELVVTATVLMILASVTVPLARNGLKRQQELELRRSLREIRTAIDEYKKQAEQQKIKAPPPEANFYPESLELLVEGAPATGSLSKKIRFLRRIPVDPMTGKAEWGLRNTSDDANSTSWGGGHVYDVYTLSQGTGMNGIPYREW; this comes from the coding sequence GTGAGCCGGCAGCGCGGCTTCACCCTCCTCGAGCTGGTCGTCACGGCCACGGTGCTGATGATCCTGGCCTCGGTGACGGTGCCCCTGGCCCGCAACGGCCTGAAGCGGCAGCAGGAGCTGGAGCTGCGGCGCTCGCTGCGGGAGATCCGCACCGCCATCGACGAGTACAAGAAGCAGGCGGAACAGCAGAAGATCAAGGCGCCCCCCCCGGAGGCGAATTTCTATCCCGAGAGCCTCGAGCTCCTGGTGGAGGGGGCCCCCGCCACCGGGTCCCTCAGCAAGAAGATCCGCTTCCTCCGGCGCATCCCGGTGGATCCCATGACCGGCAAGGCCGAGTGGGGGCTCCGGAACACCAGCGATGACGCCAACAGCACCAGCTGGGGGGGCGGGCATGTCTACGACGTCTACACCCTCTCCCAGGGCACGGGGATGAACGGCATCCCCTACCGCGAGTGGTGA
- the nadB gene encoding L-aspartate oxidase → MSHTVDLLVLGAGIAGCSAALRAADLGASVVLVAKDELGGTNTSWAQGGIIGLAPPEEGDSPDLLAADIEGAGGGLCRHEAVRLLAEEGPKLCRSFLWERLGVPFDLGENGTPDPTAEAAHSARRIYHAKDATGLAIQSALSEAVRQHPNIEVRERLCLVDLITSPHHCLSPVRVYDPIRVHGAFLFDPATGQVEGALARRTLLATGGLGYLYLHTTNPPSATGDGLAAAYRASARIVNCEYIQFHPTALYVPGKPRTLLTEALRGEGAHLVNRKGERFMAKYEPEHMELAPRDVVSRAIFQEMAASGEASVYLDLAPLAAKLDLDEHFPTVMAACRAEGLDPSRQRIPVVPAAHYFCGGVLVDLDGHTSLPGLFAAGEVACTGLHGANRLASTSLLEGLLWGFRGAEAAVRELADGNLPDPGDLAQWRMPEAPEPTDPLLIDQDWGLIRSTLWNYAGIVRTGDRLQRAKADLHYLAHRIERFYHESSLSRELLELRSGILCARLILNAALQNPESRGCHYRVD, encoded by the coding sequence CGGCATCATCGGGCTGGCGCCCCCCGAGGAGGGGGATTCCCCCGACCTGCTGGCCGCGGACATCGAGGGGGCCGGCGGCGGACTCTGCCGGCATGAGGCGGTGCGGCTGCTCGCCGAGGAGGGGCCGAAGCTCTGCCGGAGCTTCCTCTGGGAGCGCCTGGGCGTGCCCTTCGACCTGGGGGAGAACGGCACACCGGATCCCACGGCCGAGGCGGCTCACAGTGCCCGGCGCATCTACCACGCCAAGGACGCCACGGGGCTCGCGATCCAGTCGGCCCTCAGCGAGGCCGTCCGGCAGCACCCGAACATCGAGGTCCGCGAGCGGCTCTGCCTGGTGGACCTGATCACGAGCCCCCACCACTGCCTCAGCCCGGTGCGGGTGTACGATCCCATCCGCGTCCATGGCGCCTTCCTCTTCGATCCCGCCACCGGCCAGGTGGAGGGGGCCCTGGCCCGGCGCACGCTCCTGGCCACCGGCGGCCTCGGCTACCTGTACCTGCACACCACCAACCCGCCCAGCGCCACCGGAGACGGGCTCGCCGCCGCCTACCGGGCCAGCGCGCGCATCGTGAACTGCGAGTACATCCAGTTCCATCCCACGGCGCTCTACGTGCCGGGCAAGCCGCGGACGCTGCTCACCGAGGCGCTGCGCGGCGAAGGCGCCCACCTGGTGAACCGCAAGGGCGAGCGCTTCATGGCCAAGTACGAGCCGGAGCACATGGAGCTGGCGCCCCGCGACGTGGTGAGCCGGGCCATCTTCCAGGAGATGGCAGCCAGCGGCGAGGCCAGCGTCTACCTGGACCTGGCGCCCCTGGCCGCGAAGCTGGACCTGGACGAGCACTTCCCCACGGTGATGGCAGCCTGCCGCGCCGAGGGCCTGGATCCCAGCCGCCAGCGCATCCCCGTGGTGCCCGCGGCCCACTACTTCTGCGGCGGCGTGCTGGTGGACCTGGATGGGCACACCTCCCTGCCGGGGCTCTTCGCCGCGGGCGAGGTGGCCTGCACCGGGCTGCACGGCGCCAACCGGCTGGCCTCCACCAGCCTGCTGGAAGGCCTGCTATGGGGCTTCCGCGGGGCGGAGGCCGCGGTGCGCGAGCTGGCCGATGGCAACCTCCCCGACCCGGGTGACCTGGCCCAGTGGCGGATGCCCGAGGCCCCAGAACCCACCGATCCCCTGCTCATCGACCAGGACTGGGGGCTCATCCGCAGCACGCTCTGGAACTACGCCGGCATCGTGCGCACCGGGGACCGCCTGCAGCGCGCCAAGGCGGACCTGCACTACCTGGCCCACCGCATTGAGCGCTTCTACCATGAGTCTTCCCTGAGCCGGGAGCTGCTGGAGCTGCGCAGCGGCATCCTCTGCGCCCGCCTGATCCTCAACGCCGCCCTGCAGAACCCCGAAAGCCGGGGCTGCCACTACCGGGTGGACTGA
- a CDS encoding L-threonylcarbamoyladenylate synthase yields MILTLHPETPQVRHLERIVELLQRDGVIAYPTDTLFGLGCLASRKKAVDRIQQIKGRDPKKPMSILCSDMEMFCRYTRHLDTPTFRLLKQMLPGPYTVLLPASREVPRYLQNKQVVGLRIPSQPFCHALVALLGEPIITTSVALPDQPVLNTAWEIEEEQGHALDLVVDCGQPLGIHSTIVDLSGDEPLLVREGAGPWPL; encoded by the coding sequence ATGATCCTCACCCTGCACCCCGAGACGCCCCAGGTGCGCCATCTCGAGCGCATCGTCGAGCTGCTGCAGCGCGATGGCGTCATCGCCTATCCGACCGACACCCTCTTCGGACTGGGCTGCCTCGCCTCCCGCAAGAAGGCCGTGGACCGGATCCAGCAGATCAAGGGGCGCGACCCCAAGAAGCCCATGTCCATCCTCTGCTCGGACATGGAGATGTTCTGCCGCTACACCCGGCACCTGGACACCCCCACCTTCCGCCTCCTCAAGCAGATGCTGCCCGGGCCCTACACCGTGCTGCTGCCCGCCAGCCGCGAGGTGCCCCGCTACCTCCAGAACAAGCAGGTGGTGGGCCTCCGCATCCCCAGCCAGCCCTTCTGCCACGCCTTGGTGGCCCTGCTCGGTGAGCCCATCATCACCACCAGCGTCGCCCTGCCCGACCAGCCCGTGCTCAACACCGCCTGGGAGATCGAGGAGGAACAGGGCCATGCCCTGGACCTGGTCGTGGACTGCGGCCAGCCCCTGGGCATCCACAGCACCATCGTGGACCTCAGCGGCGACGAGCCCCTCCTGGTGCGCGAAGGCGCCGGCCCCTGGCCTCTCTGA